Within the Fundidesulfovibrio soli genome, the region CACCAATCACGTCTTCGACCCCCACAAGGTGGCCAAGCTGATCAACGGCTACTTCCTGTCCGAGAAGACCATCGGCGACAAGACCTACAAGGCCGGCGACCCGGTGCCCAGCTTCGCCCTGCTCCAGGACGACGGCTCCACCTGCTCCGGCAACTGGATCTACGCCGGTTCCTACACCGACAAGAACATGGCCGCCCGCCGCGACAAGACCCAGACCCCCATGCAGGAGAAGATCGGCCTGTATCCGGGATGGACCTGGTGCTGGCCGGTGAACCGCCGCATCATCTACAACCGCGCCTCCGTGGACCCGCAGGGCAAGCCCTACCAGCCCACCAAGCCCGTCATCGAATGGAAGGACGGCAAGTGGGTGGGCGACGTGCCCGACGGCCCCTGGCCGCCGATGGCCGACGAGAAGGGCAAGTACGCCTTCATCATGACCACCGAAGGCCATGCCCAGCTCTACGGCCCCGGCCGCAACGACGGCCCCTTCCCCGAGCACTACGAGCCCATGGAGTGCCCCATCGCGGAGCATCCGTTCTCAAAAGTGCGCACCAACCCCACCGCCCTGACCTTCAAGGGCGACAAGGACGTCCACGCTTCCTGCGACCCGCGCTTCCCGTTCATCTGCTCCACCTACCGGGTCACGGAGCACTGGCAGACGGGCGTCATGACCCGTTGGACCCCCTGGCTGCTGGAAGCCGAACCCCAGATGTTCGTGGAGATGAGCCCCGAGTTGGCCACCCTGCGCGGCATCAAGGGCGGCGACAAGTGCACCGTGGAATCGGCGCGCGGCAGCCTCTGGGCCATCGCCATCGTCACGGAGCGCATGCGCCCCATGCAGGTCATGGGTCAAACCGTACATATGGTCGGCATCCCCTGGCACTTCGGTTGGGTCTACCCCAAGGACGGCGGCGACTCCGCCAACCTGCTCACCCCCTCGGTGGGCGACCCGAACACCGGCATACCCGAGACCAAGGCTTTCATGGTCAACGTGAAAAAGGCTTAGGGAGGTAATCGACCATGTCAGGCAAGACCTTCTTCGTCGATCTCTCCCGCTGCACCGCCTGCCGCGGATGCCAGATCGCCTGCAAACAGTGGAAACAGCTCCCCGCGGAGCAGACCAAGAACACGGGTTCCCACCAGAACCCGCCCGACATGTCCTTCGTGACGCTCAAAGTGGTGCGCATGAAGGAAGTGGGCTCGCGCGACGACTTCAAGTGGCTCTTCCTGCCGGACCAGTGCCGGCACTGCGTCGAGCCGCCCTGCAAGGACGCCGCCGACTCCGTCATCAAGGACGCCATCACCCACGACAAGGAAACCGGGGCCGTGATCTTCACCGAGAAGACCAAGGGCCTGCCCTTCGACGTGGTGCGCGGCGCCTGCCCCTACGACATCCCCCGGCAGGACCCTGCCAGCAAGGTGATGTCCAAGTGCGACATGTGCAACGACCGCGTGAAGGCCGGGATGCTGCCCGCCTGCGTCAAGACCTGTCCCACCGGAGCCATGAACTTCGGTGAGCGCGACGAGATGCTAGCCATGGGCAAGAAGCGCTTCGAGGCCCTGAAGCAGACCAACCCCAAGGCCGTCCTTGTGGATTGGGAGCAGGTCCGCGTTGTGTTCCTGACCGAACACGAACCCCGGCTCTACCACGCCACGCTCATGGCCGACGCGGACGGCGCCGGACCCGTCACCCGCTTCGCGGCCCTGGACGCCGTGCTGGGCCTGCGCAACCAGGCTCAGGGCTGATGCCCGGAAGCCGATGACGGCATGACCGCCGGGGACACCCCACTCGTTCCCGGCGATGCAAACAAAACGCCGGTTTCCCCGGCCGCGCCCGACGGGGCGCGGCCGGGGCTTCACCCCTCCCACAGGGGCGATGCCGGCGTTGTTTTACAGAAGGCGGCGTGCCCGCCCTGCGGCGGCTTCCGGCAGGATTGGACCTCCCAACCGGTTTGCGCCAGCAGGCGGTCACGCCGCCTCGCTTTCTCTGTGCCGCTGTATCAAAACACGGAGAAATCCCAGTGGATGCTTCAAGGCCAATCCGCTATTGTCAACAAAACCACCGGGACGGTGACTCCATGAAATTTTTCCGCAGCACACTCGCCATGGCCGCCCTGACCCTTTTCGCGGCCCTGGCCCTTATTTCGTCTCTGGCCGGCCACGACGCGGCCTGGGCCGCCAACGCCTCGCAATCCCCCGAGATGCGCCCCCTGCCCGTGGGCCAGGCCTTCCCCGACCTGGTGCTCCAGGGGCCGTTCACGCCCCAGGAGGCGACACAACTGGGCATCAAGCCCGGCGCCAAGAGCTTCCGCCTGGCCGACATCAAGGCCGACACAGTGATCCTGGTGGTTTTCTCCATGTACTGCCCCTTCTGCCAGAAGGAGGGCCCGGCCCTGGTGGAGACAAACACCCTCATCCGTGAGCGCGGCCTGGCGGGCAGCGTGGCGATGGTTGGCCTGGGGGCCGGCAATTCCGAATTCGAGGTCGCCATCTACCGGGACAAATTCAAGGTGGACTTCCCCCTCTTCCATGACAAGGACTTCGCCGCCTACAAGGCCATGGGCCAGGTGGGCACCCCCTTCTATTACATCCTCTCGCGCGGGCCCAACGGGTTCACCATCGTGGACGAGTCGCTGGGCTGCATGACCTCTCCCCAGGCCTTCCTGGATTCCGTCCAAGCCAAGACCGGGGCCAAGCCCTCACCCGTGCAGGAGGCCAAGCCCGACGCCAAGGCCAAGGGGAAGAAGAAATGATCCCGAACGCCCTGAATCCCTCAAAGATGTGCCGCGCTGGCCTGCTCTTGGCCATCCTCCTGGCCGCTTTGCTTGCGCCCGCCCCTGGGTTTTGCCAGTCTCCGGTGCCGCCCGAGCTGATCTACAACCCCGGTACGCTCAAACCCGTGGACAGCACGCTGCGCGTGGCCGTGGGGGACAAGGCTCCGGACTTCTCCCTGCCCACCATTGCAGGTTCCCGTGTGAGCCTGTCCCAATACGCGGGCAAGAAGAACGTGCTGCTCACCTTCGTTCCGGCGGCCTGGACGCCCATCTGCTCGGGGCAGTGGCCCGGCTACAACCTGGCCCGGGAGATCTTCGAAAAGCACGACACGGTGCTCATCGGCATCACCTGCGACAACGTCCCCACCCTGCACGCCTGGGTCAAGGAGATGGGGGGGCTGTGGTTCCCCGTGGCCTCCGACTTCTGGCCGCACGGTGCCGTGTCGGCGGCTTACGGTGTGCTGCGCCCCGAGGGCGTGTCCGAGCGGGCGCTGTTCCTCATCGACAAGAAGGGCGTCATCCGCTTCATCGACGTGCACGACATCAACACCCGCCCGGATCTCGGCACCCTGGCCGAGGAGCTGGTCAAGCTGCAATGAACAGCCGTCCGCTCAAAGCCCGGCTGGCCGCCCTGGCGGCGTCTCTCATCACGCTGGCACTGCTTGCCGCCTGCGAGCCGCCCCCTCCCAAGGAGGCCGACACCGGGCGCATCGGCGTCACCGCGGGCGAGATCCGCATCGGCTCCAGCCTGCCCCTCTCCGGCCACGCCTCGCACCTCGGTCAGGAGACCCTGCGCGGGGCCACGGCCTACATCAACCACGTGAACACCCAGGGCGGCGTGCACGGCCGCAGGATCACGCTCATCACCCGCGACGACGGCTACGACCCACCCCGCTGCGTGGCCAACACCCAGATGCTCATCGTGGAGGACCAGGTCTTCGCCCTGAGCTGCTACGTGGGCACTCCCACCACGACCAAAATCCTGCCCATGCTGGTGGGTGCGCGCATCCCCTTGGTGGGGGCCTTCACCGGAGCCAACGACCTGCGCAACCCCTTCCAGCGCTATGTGGTCAACGTGCGGCCCTCCTACTACCAGGAGACCGCCGCCGCCGTGGAGCATATCGTCGGAGACCTGGGCCTCAAGCGCATCGGCGTGTTCTACCAGTTCGACGCCTACGGTTTCGACGGACTCAAGGGCACCGAGTTCGCCCTGCGCAGCTACGGCATGGCCCCGGTGGCCCGGGGTTCCTACGCGCGCGGCACCCTGGACGTGGAGGAGGGCCTGACCAGAATCACCGAGAGCGACGCGCAGGCTGTGGTGATCATCGGCTCGGCAGCGCCCTCGGCCAAGTTCATCAAGCTGGCCAGGGAGAAGAACCCCGACCTGGTGTTCTACGCCGTGTCCTTCGTGGGCGCGGAGGAGATCGCCCGCATGCTCGGCCCGGACGAGCGGGCCAAGGTGCTCGTCTCCCAGGTGATGCCGCCGCCCGACCTGCCGGAGACGCGCGGCCTGCTGAGCGGCGTGAAGGAGTACGACGAACTGCTGCGCGCCTCCTATCCCGGGCACAGCCCCACCTCCGTGGGCCTGGAGGGCTTCATCAACGCCAAGGTGCTGGTGGAGGGGCTGCGCCGCGCCGGGCCGGACCTGACCCGCGAGCGCTTCATCGACGCCATCGAGGACATCCGCGACTTCTCCCTGGGGCTGGCCAACACCTTGACCTACGGCCCTGGCGACCACCGGGGCCTGCAGCGCGTCTACTTCACCAAACTGGAAGAAGGCCGCTTCGTCCTGGTCAACGACTGGAGCAAACCCTTCGCCCCAAGCGCCTGCAAGTGAGCGCCTCCACGCAGACTTCCGGCCGGGCGCAGGCCATGCTCAACAGGGTGCGCACGCTCAGCCTGCGCAACAAGATCTTCCTGGCCACGGTGGGCGTGGTGCTGCTCATCAGCGGGGCCATCGCCCTGCTGGCGCGCGGCATCCTGGTGGGCACCCTGGACCGCGAGCTGGAGCTGCGCGGCGTGGCCATCGCGCAGTCCATCGCGGAGCGCGGCGGCGGCTACATCCTGGACAAACGCCCCGAGGAGTTGGTGGCGCTGCTGTTCGACGTCTCCCAGCTGGGCGACCGCAAGGCCCTGGTGGCCTACAGCTTCGTCATGGACATAGACGGCAAGCTCCTGGCCCACACCTTCGTGCGCCCCTTCCCCACCGAGCTGCTGGAGGTGGTGGCCCCGGCCGACAGCCAGGAGACCCTGGTGCGCCCCGTTCGCTTCGAGAACTCGGACGCGGTGGACATCTCCGTGCCCATCCAGGAGGGCATCTACACCCTGGGCCGGGCCCACGTGGGCCTGCGCCAGAGCCACATCGACGCCCTGGTGGCCAAGCTGCGCCTGACTTTTTTGGGCTTCATCTCCCTGGTGGTTGTCATTATCTTCCTGATCGCGCTGGTGCTCTCGGGCTACGTGGTGGAGCCCCTGCGCAAGCTGACCAGCGCGGCGGAGATCATCAGCCGGGGCAGGCTGGACCAGCCCCTGGATCTCGGCGGCGCCCCCCTGCAGCCCGGCGACTGCCCGGCCTACGCCGACACGGACCTGCCCTGCTGGCACCTGGACGAGATGGCCCCCGGCGAGGACATGCCCCCCCGCACCTGCAACCCCTGCAAGTTCTACCGCAAGCGCAAGGGCGACGAGGTGGTGCAGCTGGCAGACGCCTTCGCCAACATGGTCTGGTCCATCCGGCTTTACCGGCACAGGCTGCGCGAATCCGAGGAGCGCTACCGCCCCCTGTTCCAGGCCAACCCGGACCCCTTCCTGGTGTTGGACGTGGCCACCCGCTACTTCCTTGACGCCAACCCCCGCGCCCAGGAGCTCTACGGCTACTCCCTGGCCCAGCTCCAGGACATGACCATAGGCTCCATCGAGCCCCTGGGCACCCCGCAGGGCGTGCAGCGCTTCATCACGGAGGGCACCTCCGGCGACCACGTGCTCTACACCAAGGTGGGCCACATCACCCGCTCGGGCAAGACCATCTACGTGAACATCCACGCCACCATGGCCCCCTACCGCGAGCGCGTGGTGGTGATCTTCTCGGCCACCGACGTCACCGACCTGGTGGAAAAGGACGCCCAGCTCATCCAGGCCAGCAAGATGAAGACCCTGGGCGAAATGAGCGCGGGCATGGCTCACGAGCTCAACCAGCCGCTCAACGCCATCAAGCTCGGCAGCGACTTCCTCAAGCTGGCCGCGGGCATGGACATGGACCTGCCCAAGGCCAAATTCCAGCAGGTCTCAGACGAGATCAGCGCCCAGGTGGACCGCGCCGCTGCCATCATCTCCCACCTGCGGGAGTTCGGACGCCAGTCCGACCTGATGCCGGACAAAGTGGACATCCGCCAGCCCATCAAGGGCGTGTTCGCCATCATCGGCCAGCAGCTGGCACTGCAGAATATCGGCGTGCAGCTTGAGCTGGCGGAGGGTCTTCCGCTGGTGAGGGCCCACATCAACCGGCTGGAACAGGTGTTTTTCAACCTTGTGGCCAATGCCCGCGATGCGATACAAGCGCTGAAACAGGGGGGCGGGACGATCCTGATACGATCCTTCATGGAAAACGGCCAGTTGGTCGTTTCCGTCACGGACACCGGCTGCGGCATTCCCCCCAAGGACGTCCCCAAGATTTTCGAGCCTTTCTTCACTTCCAAGCGGGCAGGCGAGGGCATGGGCCTGGGCTTGGCGATATCCTACGGCATCATCAAGGACTACGGCGGGGATATCCAGGTGGAGAGCGAAGTGGGCAGGGGCACCACGTTCAGGCTGCTTTTCCCTCCGGCGGCCCCCCCGCTCAACGGTGAGGTTTTATGACGCGCGTTCTGGTGATCGACGACGAAAAACCCACCCTGGCCATGTTCGAGCTGCTGCTCCAGGCCATGGGCTACGAACCCTCCGTGGCCGAGTCGGGCGAGCAGGGCCTGGAAATCTTCGCCCGGGGCGACTTCCCCATCGTGCTCACGGACATCAAGATGCCGGGCATCGACGGGCTGGAGGTGCTCTCGCGCATCAAGGCCATGCGCCCCGAGACGGAGATCATCGTCATCACCGGCCACGGCGACGTTGAGCTGGCACTGGCCGCGCTCAACCTGCGGGCCACCGACTTCATAGACAAACCCATCTCCCAATCGGCGCTGACCACGGCCCTGCGCCGCGCCAGCGAACGCCTGAGCCGCACCGCCAGCGCCGCGGCCCCGGCCTTCCTGCGTATCGAGGGGGAGCTTGCCCTGCTGGAAATAAGCGGGGCCATATCAGGCGATATGGACGACATCGCCGCCCGACTGGCCGACGCCCCCCAGCTGTGCAAACTGCTGGTGACGGTGGGGGAGTACGCATCGCTCAACGGGGCGGCCATATCCGGGCTGACCTCCATCCTGGAATCGTTCAAGCTGCGCCACTGCAGCGCGGCCATCGCCTGCAAGCCGCTGAATTTCCGCCGTGTGTTCGAGGCCGCGGGCATCTCAGCCCTGGTGCAGATCTACGAGACCACCGAGCAGGCCCGGCAGGCGATGGCGCTGTAGAAGCACAGGGCTGTTCGCCATACCCGCCCCGTGCTCGTGTAACTCCTGAAATGCCGATTACTCCATAGGTTTGCATCCGCCTCTGGCCCGAGAGCCAGGCTCCGCCCGGCCGCGCCGTGCACCCCCTTCTCCCGCCAGTCCGCCCCCGCGCCCGCAACCAGGGTGGGCAAAAATGACATGCCACCCTTTCTTTTTTCAGAACGACTCCAAACCACTTACTTTTTTCCTGTTGACACACCCTGAATTCCCATATACGGCCGCCTAAATGCCATCACATATATCGGGCCTCGTTCATGCGGGGGTAAGGCCCGGTATATCGAACCTACTTGCGGGGCGCGTTTGAGGTTATCCGATGCGGTGCCTTGCGGGATGAAACGGCCGGGCAACGGCGCCCGCCGATTGTGGTAACCTCTTGCAGGAGCATTTGCGAGTATGGAGACGAACATCTACGTCGGGAATCTGCCTTTCAGCGCCACCGAAGATCAGGTTCGCCAGCTGTTTGAGACTTACGGACAGGTCACGTCCGTGAAACTCATCAACGACCGCGAAACAGGCCGCCCCCGCGGTTTCGGCTTCGTGGAAATGGATGGCGACGGCGCCAAGCAGGCCATCGAGGCCCTCAATGGCTCCGACTACGGCGGCCGCACCATGAAGGTCAACGAAGCCCGCCCCCGCGAGCGCCGTCCGGCCGGACGCTGGTAAAAGCTCCACCGAGCATCAACTTGCGGCCCGCCTCCTCACGGAGTCGGGCCGTTTTTTATTGGTGCCATCACCGCTGGCGCGGTTCACTCCTCCGGCCCGGGCATGAAGGCCAGGGCGAGGCGTGTCACCAGGTCGGCCAGGTCCTGCCCGCGATGGTTCCAGCGGAACTCCAATTCCTTGAGATAATACGGGAACTTTTCAGGCGAAACGCCCTGCAACCGGGCCAGGCGCTCCATGAGGAAGCCCCAGAAGGGGTTGGCGTCCCGCAGGTCCAGCCCGCCGCCGCGCCCCCGCAGCGCGGTGGAGACCCACTGCGGCCCCCCGCAGCACACCAGCCCCAGGTAGCCGCGCACGGGGCCGGTGTAGACCACTGAGCCCACCCGGGCGGTCCTGAGCCGGAAGTTGCTCTTGTAGAGGGTCAGGTCCGCGGCCTCAACGTCGGGCAGAAGGTCCACGAAGACCCATCGCCCGTGCTCCATCACTCCGAACACGGGCGGTGTTTCCTCGGCGTCGCGCTCGGCCAGGCTCCGCCTGATCTGGCGCGCGTCCGTAGCCTGGGAGAGGATGGCCTGGCGCAGGGCGTCCATGGCCTTGTAGGCGGTGTTGTAGGAGATATCGAGCAGGGCGGCGCTCTGCTTCACCGGGGTCTCCCCGGCGAAGAGCTCGGCCATGCGCAGCCACTGCGCGGGCCTGAGCCCCCCGGCGCCCATGAAGCGACCGGTCAGCTCGTGGAAGGTGTAGCCGCAGCCGGGGCAGCGCAGCCGCCCGGAGCCCAGCCGGTATGTCTTCCCGCTACGGCAGCGGGGGCAGCCCCATACGCCCGCCTGGCGGCACAGGGAGACTATATGCTCCCTGGCCGCCTGATCGTCCGGAAGGACGGGCTGCGGAAGGCTGTCCATGACCGCCCGGGCCAGGGCCCGGCCTCCTAGAACCCCCAGGCCGAGGCCGTGGGCCGGGTGTAGCCCTTGCGCATGGCCAGGATGTCCAGGGTCAGGGATTCCAGGTCGTCCAAGGCGGGCAGGCTGGGGCGGTCCATCTCGCGGAAGTCCGTGGTCTTGATGTAGCCCTTGCAGCTCTCGCAAACGTCCACCCGGTAACCGGGCTCCTCGTCGGCGGTGAAGAAGGGCAGCTTGGCCGCGTCGCGCTCCTGGCAGTAGGCGCACTGCAGCCTGAAGGTGCGGTATTCGGCCCGGCAGAAGGAGCAGCAGTGCACGCGCACGCCCTCCTTGCCGCGCAGCGAGGAGTGGAACGCCAGGCTGCCGCAGACGGGGCAGGTGGCCTGGTCCCAGTTTCTGTCCTGGGGCAGGGCCAGGGCGAGCACCGCGGCCCGCGCCATCAGGGAGGGCGTCATGCTGGACTGGGCCAGGAAGGCCAGGGCGCGCGGGGCCTGGGGCGTGCGCGCGGCGAAATCCTTGAAGAAGTCCAGGTCGCCGGCGAGGAAGGCGGCGTGGGCCGCGCGCATCAGCTCGTCACCTTCGGCGCGGATCACGTCGGCCGCCTGGGCCATGGGGCCGCCCATCTCCGCCAGGAGGTCCGTGAAGCGCTTGAACAGGTCCTCGGCCTGGGCCGCATCGTAAGGGAAATTGTCGCGGGCCAGCAGGGGCTTGCCCTGGATCACCTGGTCCACGCTGGAGAGCTCCACAGCGGGCATCTCCTGCGCGGCGCAGGCGGCCCGGGCTTCGTTCTGGATACGGTACACCGCCTCCACCAGCCCGAGCAGTTGGGCCGGGATGTGCTCCTTGCCGCGCATGGCGGCGAATTTGCGTTTGGCCAGTTTCTCTTCCTGCTCGATGTCGTTGAACATGTTCACCCCTGTTTCGGTATTGCGCGGCAAGCTGCCACCGCATGCGGAAGACACTTCATACTGCCACAGGACGGCGAACGCGTCCAGCGAGGCAGGCTTGCTGCCGACCTGACACCAGCACAGGCCTCAGGGAGCCAGCTTCAGGGCCACTCGCTGCCCCTGCTCCAGGCCGGAGAGCACCTGGGTGCGCTGATTGCCCTTGAGGCCGAACACTGGCTCCACAGGCCTGACGCCGCCGCGCCCGTCCTGC harbors:
- a CDS encoding 4Fe-4S dicluster domain-containing protein, which gives rise to MSGKTFFVDLSRCTACRGCQIACKQWKQLPAEQTKNTGSHQNPPDMSFVTLKVVRMKEVGSRDDFKWLFLPDQCRHCVEPPCKDAADSVIKDAITHDKETGAVIFTEKTKGLPFDVVRGACPYDIPRQDPASKVMSKCDMCNDRVKAGMLPACVKTCPTGAMNFGERDEMLAMGKKRFEALKQTNPKAVLVDWEQVRVVFLTEHEPRLYHATLMADADGAGPVTRFAALDAVLGLRNQAQG
- a CDS encoding peroxiredoxin family protein, whose protein sequence is MKFFRSTLAMAALTLFAALALISSLAGHDAAWAANASQSPEMRPLPVGQAFPDLVLQGPFTPQEATQLGIKPGAKSFRLADIKADTVILVVFSMYCPFCQKEGPALVETNTLIRERGLAGSVAMVGLGAGNSEFEVAIYRDKFKVDFPLFHDKDFAAYKAMGQVGTPFYYILSRGPNGFTIVDESLGCMTSPQAFLDSVQAKTGAKPSPVQEAKPDAKAKGKKK
- a CDS encoding peroxiredoxin, with protein sequence MIPNALNPSKMCRAGLLLAILLAALLAPAPGFCQSPVPPELIYNPGTLKPVDSTLRVAVGDKAPDFSLPTIAGSRVSLSQYAGKKNVLLTFVPAAWTPICSGQWPGYNLAREIFEKHDTVLIGITCDNVPTLHAWVKEMGGLWFPVASDFWPHGAVSAAYGVLRPEGVSERALFLIDKKGVIRFIDVHDINTRPDLGTLAEELVKLQ
- a CDS encoding ABC transporter substrate-binding protein: MNSRPLKARLAALAASLITLALLAACEPPPPKEADTGRIGVTAGEIRIGSSLPLSGHASHLGQETLRGATAYINHVNTQGGVHGRRITLITRDDGYDPPRCVANTQMLIVEDQVFALSCYVGTPTTTKILPMLVGARIPLVGAFTGANDLRNPFQRYVVNVRPSYYQETAAAVEHIVGDLGLKRIGVFYQFDAYGFDGLKGTEFALRSYGMAPVARGSYARGTLDVEEGLTRITESDAQAVVIIGSAAPSAKFIKLAREKNPDLVFYAVSFVGAEEIARMLGPDERAKVLVSQVMPPPDLPETRGLLSGVKEYDELLRASYPGHSPTSVGLEGFINAKVLVEGLRRAGPDLTRERFIDAIEDIRDFSLGLANTLTYGPGDHRGLQRVYFTKLEEGRFVLVNDWSKPFAPSACK
- a CDS encoding ATP-binding protein, which gives rise to MSASTQTSGRAQAMLNRVRTLSLRNKIFLATVGVVLLISGAIALLARGILVGTLDRELELRGVAIAQSIAERGGGYILDKRPEELVALLFDVSQLGDRKALVAYSFVMDIDGKLLAHTFVRPFPTELLEVVAPADSQETLVRPVRFENSDAVDISVPIQEGIYTLGRAHVGLRQSHIDALVAKLRLTFLGFISLVVVIIFLIALVLSGYVVEPLRKLTSAAEIISRGRLDQPLDLGGAPLQPGDCPAYADTDLPCWHLDEMAPGEDMPPRTCNPCKFYRKRKGDEVVQLADAFANMVWSIRLYRHRLRESEERYRPLFQANPDPFLVLDVATRYFLDANPRAQELYGYSLAQLQDMTIGSIEPLGTPQGVQRFITEGTSGDHVLYTKVGHITRSGKTIYVNIHATMAPYRERVVVIFSATDVTDLVEKDAQLIQASKMKTLGEMSAGMAHELNQPLNAIKLGSDFLKLAAGMDMDLPKAKFQQVSDEISAQVDRAAAIISHLREFGRQSDLMPDKVDIRQPIKGVFAIIGQQLALQNIGVQLELAEGLPLVRAHINRLEQVFFNLVANARDAIQALKQGGGTILIRSFMENGQLVVSVTDTGCGIPPKDVPKIFEPFFTSKRAGEGMGLGLAISYGIIKDYGGDIQVESEVGRGTTFRLLFPPAAPPLNGEVL
- a CDS encoding response regulator, producing MTRVLVIDDEKPTLAMFELLLQAMGYEPSVAESGEQGLEIFARGDFPIVLTDIKMPGIDGLEVLSRIKAMRPETEIIVITGHGDVELALAALNLRATDFIDKPISQSALTTALRRASERLSRTASAAAPAFLRIEGELALLEISGAISGDMDDIAARLADAPQLCKLLVTVGEYASLNGAAISGLTSILESFKLRHCSAAIACKPLNFRRVFEAAGISALVQIYETTEQARQAMAL
- a CDS encoding RNA recognition motif domain-containing protein; translated protein: METNIYVGNLPFSATEDQVRQLFETYGQVTSVKLINDRETGRPRGFGFVEMDGDGAKQAIEALNGSDYGGRTMKVNEARPRERRPAGRW
- a CDS encoding transposase, whose product is MDSLPQPVLPDDQAAREHIVSLCRQAGVWGCPRCRSGKTYRLGSGRLRCPGCGYTFHELTGRFMGAGGLRPAQWLRMAELFAGETPVKQSAALLDISYNTAYKAMDALRQAILSQATDARQIRRSLAERDAEETPPVFGVMEHGRWVFVDLLPDVEAADLTLYKSNFRLRTARVGSVVYTGPVRGYLGLVCCGGPQWVSTALRGRGGGLDLRDANPFWGFLMERLARLQGVSPEKFPYYLKELEFRWNHRGQDLADLVTRLALAFMPGPEE
- a CDS encoding formate dehydrogenase accessory protein FdhE, which translates into the protein MFNDIEQEEKLAKRKFAAMRGKEHIPAQLLGLVEAVYRIQNEARAACAAQEMPAVELSSVDQVIQGKPLLARDNFPYDAAQAEDLFKRFTDLLAEMGGPMAQAADVIRAEGDELMRAAHAAFLAGDLDFFKDFAARTPQAPRALAFLAQSSMTPSLMARAAVLALALPQDRNWDQATCPVCGSLAFHSSLRGKEGVRVHCCSFCRAEYRTFRLQCAYCQERDAAKLPFFTADEEPGYRVDVCESCKGYIKTTDFREMDRPSLPALDDLESLTLDILAMRKGYTRPTASAWGF